The following are encoded together in the Flavihumibacter fluvii genome:
- a CDS encoding Na+/H+ antiporter NhaC family protein translates to MGNYGIISLLPPLIVIAIAIKTKLSLEPLLIGCLAGYIIVAKWNFFNAIIAAFTKVMQNDLMVWVMIVCSLYGALIQLMIRSGGVLAFGEYMLRFVRTRRRSLLTTWVFGSFMFVDDYLNALTTGTTMKKLTDHYKVSREMLAFVVSSTAVPVCVIVPISTWVIFISKLLEGNNLAPAGKGISVYLGIIPFIAYGWVQYLLVPLVIIGIIPIIGKMKAANLRAATTGQLIPDNSEEFSLDVEPFDEKLKGSIWYLILPVVVLIVATVLMDLDALKGIIVALAFTLVYYTIKKVAPFKKLSESGIEGMKSMLFALVLLLFSYLLKDLGDEMGLTQYVISVVEPVVNKNWLPLAVFLSLGLIAFTTGNSWGLYAIAVPLVVPLAHDLGCNIWVCIGAVISAGTFGAHACFYSDATILAAQGAECNNYQHGITQLPFALISFTITCIAYIVMGYTIA, encoded by the coding sequence ATGGGTAACTACGGAATCATATCACTTCTTCCTCCTTTGATTGTGATCGCTATCGCGATCAAAACCAAACTATCGCTCGAGCCTTTACTGATCGGCTGCCTGGCAGGATATATCATCGTGGCCAAATGGAATTTTTTCAATGCGATTATCGCGGCATTTACGAAGGTCATGCAGAATGACCTGATGGTTTGGGTAATGATCGTCTGTAGTTTATATGGAGCGTTGATACAATTGATGATACGCAGTGGCGGCGTGCTCGCCTTTGGTGAATACATGCTGCGGTTTGTCAGGACACGCAGGCGATCCTTATTGACGACCTGGGTTTTTGGGTCCTTCATGTTCGTGGATGATTACCTCAATGCCCTAACAACAGGTACCACCATGAAAAAACTGACCGATCATTATAAGGTATCCCGCGAGATGCTGGCATTCGTTGTAAGTTCAACCGCAGTTCCTGTTTGTGTTATCGTTCCGATTTCCACCTGGGTTATTTTCATCAGTAAGCTGCTGGAAGGCAATAACCTGGCGCCGGCCGGCAAAGGCATTTCCGTTTACCTTGGCATCATTCCTTTTATCGCTTATGGCTGGGTGCAATACTTATTGGTACCGCTTGTCATTATCGGAATAATTCCAATCATCGGGAAAATGAAAGCAGCCAATTTACGGGCAGCAACTACGGGCCAGTTGATTCCGGATAATTCGGAAGAATTCTCCCTTGATGTTGAACCATTTGATGAAAAGTTAAAAGGCAGTATATGGTACCTGATCCTGCCTGTAGTTGTTTTGATTGTTGCGACCGTTTTGATGGATCTCGATGCGCTTAAAGGGATTATCGTCGCGCTGGCCTTCACCCTTGTTTATTACACGATAAAAAAAGTAGCACCATTTAAAAAGCTCTCTGAGTCTGGCATTGAAGGCATGAAAAGTATGTTGTTTGCTTTGGTGTTATTGCTTTTTTCTTATTTGCTGAAAGACCTTGGTGATGAAATGGGCCTGACCCAATATGTAATCAGTGTGGTAGAACCAGTTGTAAATAAGAACTGGTTACCCCTGGCTGTTTTTCTATCACTCGGACTTATAGCATTTACAACGGGGAATTCCTGGGGGCTATATGCAATTGCGGTTCCATTGGTGGTTCCATTAGCGCATGACCTGGGTTGTAATATCTGGGTTTGCATAGGGGCAGTCATCAGTGCCGGCACATTCGGGGCCCATGCCTGTTTTTATAGTGATGCCACTATTCTCGCTGCACAAGGGGCGGAGTGTAATAACTACCAGCATGGAATCACACAGCTGCCTTTTGCATTAATATCATTTACTATTACGTGTATTGCCTATATCGTTATGGGCTATACGATTGCCTAA
- a CDS encoding NAD-dependent succinate-semialdehyde dehydrogenase: MNKQYINGQWVNAIDENTYELVNPATEELLYTISYGNGKDCVAAIAAAQAAFKKWRFTTPYTRAAILKKAADYLRENIETIARDMVLESGKPLAEARGEFMVAANLFEWYAEEGKRAYGKVIPTNRADKRSSVIWQPMGVIGVITAWNFPAYNPARAWAAALAAGCTVVAKPSESTPLSAYHMAIALEQAGLPAGVLNVLTGESTSIGQAMLDHPDLKKISFTGSTRVGKILMDGASRTHTKLSLELGGNAPVLIFDDVDVIAVARAAALARFRNNGQVCIAPQRFYVHHKIYHQFAEAVTAYVAAIKVGEGFEEGVQVGPLITKKQRDSVIALLEKTKSEQAEILTGGQVPADREKGYFIQPAVVGGLDQDSTLARNEIFGPILPLFSFTDEADAIKKANDTEYGLAAYIFTNNLATAIHVSEALEFGMVGINEWAPHGTESPFGGWKYSGQGHESGSEGLFEYMEKKLISIGGL; the protein is encoded by the coding sequence ATGAATAAGCAATATATCAATGGGCAATGGGTGAATGCCATAGATGAAAATACCTATGAACTGGTAAATCCGGCCACTGAAGAACTGCTGTACACCATCAGTTATGGAAATGGAAAGGATTGTGTGGCAGCCATAGCAGCAGCCCAGGCGGCCTTTAAGAAATGGCGGTTTACGACGCCATATACCCGTGCAGCCATCCTGAAAAAAGCGGCCGATTACCTGCGGGAAAATATTGAAACCATAGCGCGGGATATGGTCCTGGAAAGCGGTAAGCCTTTGGCTGAGGCCAGGGGTGAATTTATGGTTGCCGCTAACCTGTTTGAGTGGTATGCAGAAGAAGGGAAACGGGCCTATGGAAAAGTAATCCCAACCAACCGCGCAGATAAGCGCAGTTCTGTGATATGGCAACCGATGGGTGTAATTGGTGTGATTACCGCATGGAATTTCCCGGCCTATAATCCGGCCCGTGCATGGGCTGCCGCACTGGCAGCGGGTTGTACGGTAGTTGCAAAACCTTCAGAAAGTACGCCGTTGTCTGCATACCATATGGCGATTGCGTTGGAACAGGCCGGATTACCGGCTGGTGTATTGAATGTTTTAACCGGCGAATCCACTTCTATAGGCCAGGCTATGCTGGACCATCCCGACCTCAAAAAAATCAGTTTTACCGGTAGTACCAGGGTAGGTAAAATACTGATGGATGGGGCTTCAAGGACACATACAAAATTATCGCTTGAACTGGGTGGAAATGCCCCGGTACTCATATTTGATGATGTAGATGTTATAGCGGTTGCCAGGGCTGCTGCTTTGGCAAGGTTCCGTAACAACGGCCAGGTTTGTATCGCCCCGCAACGGTTTTACGTACACCATAAAATTTACCACCAGTTTGCTGAAGCAGTTACGGCCTATGTTGCGGCCATTAAAGTGGGCGAGGGATTTGAGGAAGGCGTGCAGGTAGGCCCGCTGATTACGAAAAAACAAAGAGACAGTGTAATCGCCCTTCTTGAAAAAACAAAATCAGAACAGGCTGAAATCCTTACTGGTGGGCAGGTTCCCGCCGACAGGGAAAAAGGTTATTTCATTCAGCCGGCGGTAGTGGGTGGATTAGACCAGGATTCCACCCTGGCGCGTAATGAGATCTTCGGCCCTATTTTACCGCTTTTTTCTTTCACTGATGAAGCAGATGCCATCAAAAAGGCTAACGACACAGAATATGGACTTGCTGCATATATTTTTACCAATAACCTGGCAACTGCCATCCATGTTTCCGAAGCCCTGGAATTTGGCATGGTGGGTATTAATGAATGGGCGCCGCATGGCACTGAATCACCATTTGGTGGATGGAAGTATAGTGGCCAGGGACATGAGAGCGGAAGCGAAGGATTATTTGAATACATGGAGAAAAAACTGATTAGTATCGGCGGGCTATAA
- a CDS encoding aspartate aminotransferase family protein yields the protein MNTTLERSAELLQRRKQFVPNAIGIFNPSTAVSAKGALITDADGKEMIDFAGGIGVVNAGHCPAPVVEAIARQAATMIHCSFNVATYDLYMQLAEKLATLFPHGDHTKVMLTNSGAESVENAIKIARQATGRPAIICYGGAFHGRTMMAMTLTSKVGYKIGCGPFAPEVYRIPFPDYYRYGTGLNLDEFSDIHLRELEDFFHTNVPASQVAAIIIEPVQGEGGFNVIPQPYLQGLRKICDKYGILLILDEVQSGFGRTGKWAAYQHFGVVPDLSTWAKSMGSGMPIGAVIGKAAIMDACQPSTIGGTYPGNPVCCAAAIATIEYMERININAMGENIGKIVRNRFNQMKQQFPAIGDVRGLGAMMAFELVKEEDPFQPDADLCKKLISYCAGQGLIVISAGVNGNIIRVLSPLVIEEELLNKGLDIIEAGLAALTK from the coding sequence ATGAACACGACTTTGGAAAGATCAGCTGAACTACTGCAACGAAGGAAGCAATTTGTTCCCAATGCAATCGGGATTTTTAATCCTTCAACAGCTGTAAGTGCAAAAGGGGCTTTGATTACCGATGCTGATGGAAAGGAAATGATCGACTTTGCGGGTGGCATTGGCGTAGTGAATGCAGGTCATTGCCCGGCCCCGGTGGTAGAAGCCATCGCACGCCAGGCTGCCACAATGATACATTGCAGTTTTAATGTGGCCACCTATGATCTATATATGCAACTCGCCGAGAAACTGGCCACTCTATTCCCGCATGGAGATCATACAAAGGTAATGCTTACCAATTCTGGTGCTGAAAGTGTGGAGAATGCAATAAAAATTGCAAGGCAGGCTACCGGCAGGCCGGCCATCATTTGCTATGGGGGTGCATTCCATGGCCGTACCATGATGGCAATGACCCTGACTTCAAAAGTCGGTTATAAAATAGGCTGTGGGCCATTTGCGCCAGAGGTCTACAGGATCCCGTTTCCGGATTATTACCGTTACGGTACCGGCCTGAACCTGGATGAATTTTCGGATATCCATCTGCGGGAGCTGGAAGATTTTTTTCATACCAATGTACCGGCAAGCCAGGTTGCGGCCATTATCATTGAGCCTGTCCAGGGTGAAGGTGGCTTTAATGTTATTCCGCAACCCTATTTACAGGGCCTCAGGAAGATCTGTGATAAGTATGGTATCCTGTTAATACTCGATGAAGTGCAAAGTGGATTTGGACGAACCGGCAAATGGGCAGCCTACCAGCATTTTGGTGTGGTACCCGACCTGTCTACCTGGGCAAAAAGTATGGGTAGCGGGATGCCGATTGGTGCTGTTATTGGGAAAGCAGCCATTATGGATGCCTGCCAGCCATCGACCATCGGTGGAACATATCCCGGTAACCCCGTCTGTTGTGCTGCAGCAATTGCAACAATTGAATATATGGAACGCATTAATATTAATGCGATGGGTGAAAATATTGGAAAGATCGTGCGCAATCGCTTCAACCAGATGAAACAACAATTCCCGGCGATAGGTGATGTTCGTGGACTAGGTGCCATGATGGCTTTTGAACTGGTGAAGGAAGAAGACCCGTTCCAACCCGATGCGGACCTTTGTAAAAAACTGATCAGTTATTGTGCAGGGCAGGGATTGATCGTGATCAGTGCCGGGGTGAATGGCAATATCATCAGGGTATTGAGTCCGCTTGTGATTGAAGAGGAGCTACTGAATAAAGGCCTAGATATTATAGAAGCCGGATTAGCGGCGTTGACAAAATAA
- a CDS encoding NAD-dependent succinate-semialdehyde dehydrogenase: MSVFQSINPYSQALIQEYPLMDTGKINAALETAANGYHIWRRMRFAERAGVLLNAAKILRAGKEKYAQLITIEMGKVLPESLGEVEKCAWVCEYYAEHGETFLADEQIIAGYQKSFVTYEPIGAVLAIMPWNFPFWQVFRYAAPTLMAGNVTLLKHAPNVSGCSLAIAEIFKAAGAPEGVFQSIIIDVDAVEKILSTPIVQAVTLTGSERAGTSVAAIAGRHVKKSLLELGGSDALIVLPDADLQKAATVALQSRLLNAGQSCIGSKRFIVVKAVLDDFMQLLLNGISQYRQGDPMETGITTGPLARPDLAANLSAQLTGSIKSGAKLEYGGRFDGCNVMPSLLMNVQPGMAAFDQETFGPLAAVVAANDEQHAIELANLSPYGLGGSVWTKDIDKGISLARQITTGAVFINSLVKSDPRLPFGGVKKSGYGRELGRHGILEFVNAKTIAAEL; the protein is encoded by the coding sequence ATGTCTGTGTTCCAATCAATCAATCCATATTCACAGGCCCTGATACAGGAATACCCATTAATGGATACGGGGAAGATCAATGCTGCACTGGAAACAGCAGCCAATGGTTATCATATATGGCGACGGATGCGTTTTGCAGAAAGGGCCGGGGTTTTATTGAATGCGGCGAAGATCCTGAGAGCGGGTAAAGAAAAATATGCGCAGTTGATCACCATTGAAATGGGAAAGGTGTTGCCAGAATCTTTGGGTGAGGTAGAAAAGTGTGCCTGGGTTTGTGAATATTATGCGGAACACGGTGAGACCTTTTTAGCAGATGAACAGATCATAGCCGGCTACCAAAAAAGCTTTGTCACCTATGAACCGATTGGGGCGGTCCTGGCCATCATGCCCTGGAACTTTCCCTTCTGGCAGGTATTCCGGTATGCGGCGCCAACGCTGATGGCCGGTAATGTGACCCTGCTGAAGCATGCACCTAATGTAAGTGGCTGCTCGCTGGCCATCGCCGAAATTTTTAAGGCGGCAGGTGCACCGGAAGGGGTTTTCCAATCCATCATTATTGATGTTGATGCCGTTGAAAAAATATTAAGTACACCCATCGTGCAGGCCGTGACCCTTACCGGTAGTGAAAGGGCGGGAACCTCCGTTGCAGCTATTGCAGGCAGGCATGTAAAGAAATCACTCCTTGAATTGGGCGGCTCCGATGCGTTGATCGTATTGCCGGATGCTGACCTGCAAAAGGCAGCAACGGTAGCCTTACAATCGAGGCTGCTCAATGCCGGACAATCCTGCATTGGGTCGAAACGGTTTATTGTAGTGAAGGCGGTATTGGATGATTTTATGCAGTTGCTGCTGAATGGAATCAGTCAATACCGGCAGGGAGATCCGATGGAAACAGGTATAACAACTGGTCCTTTAGCAAGGCCTGACCTTGCCGCCAATTTATCGGCACAGTTAACGGGATCAATTAAGTCCGGGGCAAAGCTGGAGTACGGCGGCCGCTTTGATGGTTGCAATGTAATGCCATCCTTATTAATGAATGTGCAACCGGGCATGGCTGCTTTCGACCAGGAAACATTTGGGCCGCTGGCTGCAGTCGTAGCAGCTAATGATGAGCAGCATGCCATTGAACTGGCCAACCTTTCACCTTATGGTTTAGGGGGAAGTGTATGGACAAAAGATATTGATAAGGGCATCAGCCTTGCCAGGCAGATCACCACCGGGGCGGTATTTATCAATTCACTGGTTAAATCCGATCCGCGCCTGCCATTTGGCGGCGTAAAAAAATCGGGCTATGGCCGGGAATTGGGACGTCATGGCATATTGGAGTTTGTAAATGCGAAAACTATTGCTGCTGAATTATAA
- a CDS encoding flavin monoamine oxidase family protein: MAHSPFISLLKRALHSAAGQVGLPVTVPPVTQKGRRKFIQQASLTAAGLAFLPACLQGAGKPRIAIIGAGIAGLSAAWQLHKQGIIAEVYEASNRTGGRMWTLNEVFGKGIYSDLGGEFVDTNHSYIINLVEELGLSLLDLRKDPLTPQTYYFEGKSFSEQDLVNALQPYAKQIAKDITSLPEKISYHTAAAFQHFDNLSVADYFQSTGISGWLYNYLQVLMTREYGMEITEQSAINFLVMFQTPAASQETYSLFGEGHEVFRIKGGAARLTDTLFGKMKEQVKFSHRLTAVSQSEEGAYQLEFFTDGKTTTIPADYVISAIPFTILRDIPLHLDMPAAKRKCIEELGYGNSCKLILGMQHKPWREKGKQGYTFTDLSFGCGWDSSNMQSENEGCFTVFGGGAFSDMVSNSQMKLLEENFTDGLNKIYPGSKKAYNSKNIKYTWAGNPFSKAGYSAMKKGQWSTLAGWEAEPVGNLFFAGEQVSLDFQGYMNGAAKSGVLAADAIMHKLTTKKT; this comes from the coding sequence ATGGCACATTCTCCATTCATTAGTTTGCTGAAGCGCGCATTACACAGTGCGGCCGGGCAGGTAGGATTGCCGGTAACTGTGCCCCCGGTCACGCAAAAAGGCCGACGCAAATTCATTCAGCAGGCTTCGCTCACTGCAGCCGGATTGGCATTCCTGCCTGCCTGTCTGCAGGGAGCAGGAAAGCCGCGTATTGCGATCATTGGTGCAGGCATTGCCGGATTAAGCGCTGCCTGGCAGCTTCACAAGCAAGGCATCATCGCCGAAGTGTATGAAGCGAGTAATCGCACTGGTGGAAGGATGTGGACCCTGAACGAAGTTTTTGGAAAAGGAATATATTCAGATTTGGGTGGCGAATTCGTAGATACCAACCACTCTTATATTATCAACCTGGTTGAAGAGCTGGGCCTGTCCTTGCTGGACCTGCGGAAAGACCCACTGACACCCCAGACCTATTATTTTGAAGGCAAATCATTTTCTGAACAGGACCTGGTCAATGCCCTGCAACCCTACGCAAAACAAATCGCAAAGGATATCACCAGTTTACCCGAAAAAATTTCATATCACACCGCAGCTGCATTCCAGCACTTCGATAATTTGTCTGTGGCAGATTATTTTCAATCCACCGGTATAAGCGGTTGGCTGTACAATTACCTGCAAGTACTGATGACGCGTGAATATGGTATGGAGATCACCGAACAGTCAGCCATTAATTTCCTGGTCATGTTCCAGACGCCGGCTGCTTCACAGGAAACGTATTCTTTATTCGGGGAAGGCCATGAGGTCTTCAGGATAAAGGGTGGTGCAGCTCGATTAACGGATACCTTATTTGGAAAAATGAAGGAGCAGGTTAAATTCTCACACCGGCTTACCGCTGTTTCCCAAAGCGAGGAGGGTGCCTACCAGCTTGAGTTTTTTACAGATGGAAAAACAACCACCATACCTGCAGATTATGTGATCTCAGCAATTCCTTTTACCATCCTGCGCGATATTCCTTTACACCTCGACATGCCCGCTGCGAAACGAAAGTGTATTGAAGAATTGGGTTATGGCAATAGTTGCAAGCTCATTTTAGGTATGCAGCATAAACCATGGCGTGAGAAGGGAAAACAGGGTTATACGTTTACAGATTTATCTTTTGGTTGCGGTTGGGACAGCAGCAATATGCAATCTGAAAATGAAGGTTGTTTTACAGTATTTGGCGGTGGCGCATTCAGCGACATGGTCAGTAATTCCCAGATGAAATTGCTGGAAGAGAATTTTACTGACGGACTCAACAAGATTTACCCCGGTTCAAAAAAAGCCTACAATAGCAAAAACATTAAATACACCTGGGCAGGAAATCCGTTTAGTAAGGCCGGGTATAGTGCCATGAAAAAGGGCCAATGGTCCACGCTTGCCGGCTGGGAGGCAGAGCCAGTCGGCAACCTGTTTTTCGCCGGCGAACAGGTAAGTCTCGATTTCCAGGGATATATGAATGGCGCTGCAAAATCTGGCGTCCTTGCAGCAGATGCGATAATGCATAAATTAACAACAAAAAAGACCTAA
- a CDS encoding RagB/SusD family nutrient uptake outer membrane protein, which translates to MNLSIRYIAFFLAFGIMVSCQKLDVVSPNDVASEDVFKDANGLRSALIGLYSTLQQRDYYGGYYPLIADLNSDIAKAGGYDNPALNEIGDHAVTSSNIYVEQIYVALYKSLNNANAIIEAVDQIVDAGLSEEERNKIKGEALAVRAMIHFDLLRMYGYHWDNGSEYGIPVVTTVQGPYDIVPRNSVAETYAAIIKDLTDAVSLLSTADINAKYMNQPAAKALLARVYLYQKNFAQAATLAREVIDEGSFSLLDADNFSSIYSGRLSSESVFELSFDTQNPSFYNGTTFVREDALRSEVLFVASEGVKIFFELRPDDRRISLLDFENNDPSILPDGRTQKYRGEVAKDNPAYILRIAEMYLIAAEAKGLAGGGLDELNTLRINRGLEALVPGDIETEDAFQQLVADEREAELNFEGHRFFDLARTQKINEVLGIEQAKGVFPIPQRELIASKDQVKQNPGF; encoded by the coding sequence ATGAATTTATCCATCAGATATATCGCTTTTTTCCTGGCATTCGGAATAATGGTTTCCTGCCAGAAACTGGATGTGGTCTCGCCCAATGACGTAGCCAGCGAAGACGTATTCAAAGATGCAAACGGTTTAAGGTCTGCATTAATTGGCTTGTACAGCACGCTTCAGCAGCGGGATTACTATGGCGGGTATTATCCCCTGATCGCCGACCTGAACAGTGATATTGCAAAGGCAGGCGGGTATGATAACCCGGCGCTGAATGAAATCGGTGACCACGCTGTAACTTCTTCCAATATTTATGTAGAGCAGATTTATGTGGCATTATACAAAAGCCTTAATAATGCCAATGCCATTATTGAAGCTGTGGACCAGATTGTAGATGCCGGTCTTTCAGAAGAGGAAAGAAATAAAATAAAAGGTGAAGCACTTGCGGTTCGTGCGATGATCCATTTTGACCTGTTGCGGATGTATGGCTATCATTGGGATAATGGATCGGAGTACGGAATACCAGTTGTTACCACTGTACAGGGCCCTTATGATATTGTACCAAGGAACTCAGTGGCTGAAACATATGCTGCTATCATTAAAGATTTAACAGATGCGGTAAGTTTGCTATCCACTGCTGATATCAATGCCAAGTACATGAACCAGCCTGCTGCAAAGGCTTTACTGGCCAGGGTATATTTATACCAGAAGAATTTTGCGCAGGCTGCGACCCTTGCCCGGGAAGTTATTGATGAGGGCAGCTTCAGCCTGTTGGATGCTGATAATTTTAGCAGTATCTATTCCGGGCGATTAAGCAGTGAGTCAGTTTTTGAACTAAGTTTTGATACACAGAACCCCAGCTTTTATAATGGCACTACATTCGTTCGCGAAGATGCGCTGCGATCCGAAGTCCTGTTCGTGGCAAGTGAAGGGGTAAAAATATTTTTTGAATTAAGGCCCGATGACAGGAGGATTAGCCTGCTGGATTTTGAAAACAATGATCCAAGTATTCTGCCGGATGGCAGAACGCAAAAATACCGTGGTGAAGTAGCAAAAGATAATCCGGCTTATATCCTGAGGATTGCAGAAATGTACCTGATTGCTGCCGAAGCAAAAGGGCTGGCCGGGGGTGGGCTGGATGAATTAAATACGCTTAGGATTAATCGCGGACTGGAAGCACTGGTTCCCGGGGACATTGAAACGGAAGATGCATTCCAGCAACTCGTTGCAGACGAAAGGGAAGCCGAACTCAATTTTGAAGGACACCGGTTTTTTGACCTGGCCCGGACCCAGAAAATAAATGAAGTGCTGGGTATTGAACAGGCCAAAGGTGTCTTCCCGATACCGCAACGCGAACTGATCGCATCAAAAGACCAGGTAAAACAGAACCCGGGTTTCTAA